The following proteins are encoded in a genomic region of Streptomyces collinus Tu 365:
- a CDS encoding bifunctional DNA primase/polymerase: MATTDRQATTLALAHALSAVERGLAVIPLSRTKLPAVRSPHRDAPGPAPCHGQCGRFGHGVYDASTDPARIRALFAAAPWATGYGIACGLPPYHLIGVDLDTKSGTDSSAALRELALRHLFTIPETVVVLTPSGGRHLWLTGPPDVVVPNSAGRLAPGIDIRGAGGYLVGPGSRTDHGAYATAPGTAHLPPAACPPALLRLLLPPPRTAHPAAPAAGGHGRGLVQFVLSAHEGQRNTRLFWAACRAYENGIGPALLTPLLEAALHTGLDEREARATIASAARMTGHRP, from the coding sequence ATGGCCACCACCGACCGGCAGGCCACGACGCTGGCCCTCGCACACGCCCTGTCAGCCGTCGAACGCGGACTGGCCGTCATCCCTCTGTCCCGGACGAAGCTCCCGGCCGTGCGCTCCCCGCACCGCGACGCCCCCGGCCCCGCGCCCTGCCACGGCCAGTGCGGCCGCTTCGGCCACGGTGTGTACGACGCCTCGACCGACCCGGCCCGCATCCGTGCCCTGTTCGCCGCCGCGCCCTGGGCCACCGGTTACGGCATCGCCTGCGGCCTGCCGCCGTACCACCTGATCGGCGTGGACCTCGACACCAAGTCGGGCACCGACTCGTCGGCCGCCTTGCGCGAGCTGGCCCTGCGCCACCTGTTCACGATCCCGGAGACGGTCGTCGTCCTCACCCCCAGCGGCGGCCGCCACCTGTGGCTGACCGGCCCGCCGGACGTCGTCGTCCCCAACTCGGCGGGGCGGCTGGCCCCCGGCATCGACATCCGGGGCGCCGGCGGCTACCTCGTGGGCCCCGGCTCCCGCACCGACCACGGCGCCTACGCCACCGCGCCGGGCACCGCCCACCTGCCCCCCGCCGCCTGCCCGCCGGCCCTGCTCCGACTGCTCCTGCCCCCGCCCCGCACCGCCCACCCGGCCGCCCCGGCCGCCGGGGGCCACGGACGGGGCCTCGTCCAGTTCGTACTGAGCGCCCACGAGGGCCAGCGCAACACCCGCCTGTTCTGGGCGGCCTGCCGCGCCTACGAGAACGGCATCGGTCCCGCCCTCCTCACCCCCCTGCTGGAGGCGGCCCTCCACACCGGCCTCGACGAACGAGAGGCCCGCGCGACGATCGCCTCGGCGGCCCGCATGACGGGACACCGTCCGTGA
- a CDS encoding S1C family serine protease — translation MSTENEGNAVPPAPSAPPVPVASPAASPQGSAPDAGTPTAQLPPVPPGTPGAPEQVTAPAAHAAAGPGQPHAAGPGLDAQQQPTAVPAPTPTSYGGPGPEGSWPPPPPATPSYGDGAGGAGAGGWGSSYQQPAPKPRSGRGGLVAAVLVAALVAGGLGGGLGYTLAKDNDTSGSTTVSASDSSASQVKRAPGTIANVAARALPSTVTIEAESTSGEGGTGTGFVFDKQGHIVTNNHVVADAVDGGKLTATFPDGKKYDAEIVGHAQGYDVAVIKLKNAPSDLQPLALGNSDRVAVGDETIAIGAPFGLSNTVTTGIISAKNRPVASSDGSASSKASYMSALQTDASINPGNSGGPLLDASGAVIGINSAIQSSSSGGLGSGQSGSIGLGFAIPINQAKYVAQQLIKTGKPVYAKIGASVSLEDSTGGAKITDQGTGGSAAVESGGPADKAGLKPGDVITKLDDHVIDSGPTLIGEIWTHKPGDKVTVTYKRGGDEHTVDLTLGSRVGDS, via the coding sequence GTGAGCACCGAGAACGAGGGCAACGCGGTACCCCCGGCCCCGTCCGCACCTCCTGTGCCGGTGGCATCTCCCGCTGCTTCGCCGCAGGGCTCCGCGCCCGACGCGGGCACGCCGACCGCACAGCTGCCGCCGGTGCCTCCGGGCACCCCCGGCGCTCCTGAGCAGGTCACGGCGCCCGCGGCGCACGCCGCCGCCGGTCCTGGGCAGCCGCACGCGGCCGGTCCCGGCCTCGACGCCCAGCAGCAGCCTACGGCGGTCCCGGCCCCGACGCCCACCAGCTACGGCGGCCCCGGACCCGAGGGCTCCTGGCCGCCCCCGCCCCCGGCCACGCCGTCCTACGGCGACGGCGCGGGCGGCGCGGGTGCCGGCGGCTGGGGATCGTCGTACCAGCAGCCCGCCCCGAAGCCGCGCAGCGGACGCGGTGGCCTCGTCGCCGCCGTCCTGGTGGCCGCGCTGGTCGCCGGCGGCCTCGGCGGCGGTCTGGGCTACACCCTGGCCAAGGACAACGACACCAGCGGCTCGACCACCGTGTCCGCCTCGGACAGCAGCGCCTCGCAGGTCAAGCGCGCCCCCGGCACCATCGCCAACGTGGCCGCCAGGGCGCTGCCCAGCACGGTCACCATCGAGGCGGAGAGCACCAGCGGCGAGGGCGGCACCGGCACCGGGTTCGTCTTCGACAAGCAGGGCCACATCGTCACCAACAACCACGTGGTGGCCGACGCGGTGGACGGCGGCAAGCTGACGGCCACCTTCCCGGACGGCAAGAAGTACGACGCGGAGATCGTCGGCCACGCGCAGGGCTACGACGTCGCCGTCATCAAGCTGAAGAACGCCCCCTCCGATCTCCAGCCGCTCGCCCTCGGCAACTCCGACAGGGTGGCCGTCGGCGACGAGACCATCGCCATCGGCGCCCCCTTCGGTCTGTCGAACACGGTCACCACGGGCATCATCAGCGCCAAGAACCGCCCGGTGGCCTCCAGCGACGGCAGCGCCTCCAGCAAGGCCTCCTACATGAGCGCCCTGCAGACCGACGCGTCGATCAACCCCGGCAACTCGGGCGGCCCGCTGCTGGACGCCTCCGGCGCGGTGATCGGCATCAACTCGGCGATCCAGTCCTCCAGCAGCGGCGGCCTCGGCTCCGGCCAGTCCGGCTCGATCGGCCTCGGCTTCGCGATCCCGATCAACCAGGCCAAGTACGTCGCCCAGCAGCTGATCAAGACCGGCAAGCCGGTGTACGCCAAGATCGGCGCGTCCGTCTCCCTGGAGGACTCCACGGGCGGCGCGAAGATCACCGACCAGGGCACGGGCGGCTCCGCCGCGGTCGAGTCGGGCGGCCCCGCCGACAAGGCCGGCCTCAAGCCCGGTGACGTCATCACCAAGCTCGACGACCACGTGATCGACAGCGGCCCGACGCTGATCGGCGAGATCTGGACCCACAAGCCCGGCGACAAGGTGACGGTCACCTACAAGCGGGGCGGCGACGAGCACACGGTGGACCTCACCCTCGGCTCCCGGGTGGGCGACAGCTGA
- a CDS encoding long-chain fatty acid--CoA ligase, with the protein MLSTMQDVPLLISRILTHGSAVHGSSRVTTWTGEAEPHRRTFAEIGARAARLAHALRDELGVRDDERVATLMWNNAEHVEAYFAIPSMGAVLHTLNLRLPAEQLVWIVNHAADRVVVVNGSLIPLIAPLLPKLPTLEHVVVSGPGDRTPLDGGTVRVHEYEELIAGRPDRYDWPELDERQAAAMCYTSGTTGDPKGVVYSHRSIYLHSMQVNMTQSMGLTDEDTSLVVVPQFHVNAWGLPHATFMTGVNMLMPDRFLQPAPLAEMIERERPTHAAAVPTIWQGLLAELTARPRDVSTLTQVTIGGSACPPSLMAAFDGLGMRVCHAWGMTETSPLGTVARPPAHAVGTDKEFAYRLTQGRFPAGVEARLTGPGGERLPWDGESAGELEVRGPWIAGAYYNGPDAEPLRPADKFSEDGWLKTGDVGTISPDGFLTLTDRAKDVIKSGGEWISSVELENALMSHPDVAEAAVVAVPDEKWGERPLATVVLRAGATADFETLRAFLSEEAHIARWQLPERWTIVEAVPKTSVGKFDKKVIRRRYAEGELDVTRL; encoded by the coding sequence GTGCTGAGCACCATGCAGGACGTACCGCTGCTGATCTCGAGGATCCTGACCCACGGGTCGGCGGTCCACGGCTCGTCGCGGGTGACCACCTGGACCGGCGAGGCGGAGCCGCACCGGCGCACCTTCGCCGAGATCGGCGCCCGCGCCGCCCGGCTGGCGCACGCCCTGCGCGACGAACTGGGAGTCCGGGACGACGAGCGGGTCGCCACGCTCATGTGGAACAACGCCGAGCACGTCGAGGCGTACTTCGCGATCCCCTCCATGGGCGCGGTGCTGCACACCCTCAACCTGCGGCTGCCCGCCGAGCAGCTGGTGTGGATCGTCAACCACGCCGCCGACCGCGTGGTCGTCGTGAACGGCTCGCTGATCCCGCTGATCGCGCCGCTGCTGCCCAAGCTGCCCACGCTGGAGCACGTCGTCGTCTCAGGACCCGGCGACCGCACCCCCCTCGACGGCGGCACCGTCCGCGTGCACGAGTACGAGGAGCTGATCGCCGGCCGGCCCGACCGCTACGACTGGCCGGAGCTGGACGAACGCCAGGCCGCCGCGATGTGCTACACCTCCGGCACCACCGGCGATCCCAAGGGCGTCGTCTACAGCCACCGTTCGATCTACCTGCACTCCATGCAGGTCAACATGACCCAGTCGATGGGCCTCACCGACGAGGACACCTCCCTGGTCGTGGTGCCGCAGTTCCACGTCAACGCCTGGGGCCTGCCGCACGCCACGTTCATGACCGGCGTCAACATGCTGATGCCGGACCGGTTCCTGCAGCCCGCCCCGCTCGCCGAGATGATCGAGCGGGAGCGGCCGACGCACGCGGCCGCCGTCCCCACCATCTGGCAGGGCCTGCTCGCCGAACTGACGGCGCGGCCCCGGGACGTCTCCACCCTCACCCAGGTCACCATCGGCGGATCGGCCTGCCCGCCCTCCCTGATGGCCGCCTTCGACGGGCTCGGCATGCGGGTCTGCCACGCCTGGGGCATGACGGAGACCTCTCCGCTCGGCACGGTGGCCCGCCCGCCGGCCCACGCGGTCGGCACGGACAAGGAGTTCGCCTACCGCCTCACCCAGGGCCGCTTCCCGGCCGGTGTCGAGGCCCGGCTCACCGGTCCCGGCGGCGAGCGCCTGCCCTGGGACGGCGAGTCGGCGGGCGAGCTGGAGGTGCGCGGCCCCTGGATCGCGGGCGCCTACTACAACGGTCCCGACGCCGAACCGCTGCGTCCGGCCGACAAGTTCAGCGAGGACGGCTGGCTGAAGACCGGGGACGTCGGCACCATCTCCCCCGACGGCTTCCTCACCCTCACCGACCGCGCCAAGGACGTCATCAAGTCCGGCGGCGAGTGGATCTCCTCGGTCGAGCTGGAGAACGCGCTGATGTCCCACCCGGACGTCGCCGAGGCCGCCGTGGTCGCCGTGCCCGACGAGAAGTGGGGCGAGCGCCCGCTGGCCACGGTCGTCCTCCGGGCGGGCGCCACCGCCGACTTCGAGACCCTGCGCGCTTTCCTCTCCGAGGAGGCCCACATCGCGCGCTGGCAGCTCCCCGAGCGCTGGACGATCGTCGAGGCCGTGCCGAAGACGAGCGTCGGCAAGTTCGACAAGAAGGTGATCCGCAGGCGGTACGCCGAGGGCGAGCTGGACGTCACCCGGCTCTGA
- a CDS encoding bifunctional MaoC family dehydratase N-terminal/OB-fold nucleic acid binding domain-containing protein: MSGEADPLGARLRTYEGRPAAVGGVGKDPVNTPMIRHWCEAMGDTCATYRGPDATAPPTMLQVWTMGGLSGHDGRTGAYDELLALLDESGCTSVVATDCEQEYLRPLRPGDQVTFDAVIESVSGRKSTKLGTGYFVTTRMDVRVGGDLVGTHRFRILKYAPAAREPRARRPRPVVNRDNAGFWEGVAAHRLLVQCCVDCGTPRHPWLPGCNACGCLDWDTVEASGEGTVYSYVVMHHPPSTAFSEPGDGADPGHGGSGRDRDSGSGSRAGSPYVVGLIELAEGVRMLSNVVGVPPDKVRIGLPVRVEFRAYEDAGVLPVFRVAGDEG; encoded by the coding sequence GTGAGCGGTGAGGCGGACCCGCTGGGAGCACGGCTCAGAACGTACGAGGGGCGCCCGGCCGCCGTCGGGGGCGTCGGCAAGGACCCGGTGAACACCCCCATGATCCGGCACTGGTGCGAGGCGATGGGCGACACCTGCGCGACGTACCGCGGACCGGACGCCACGGCCCCGCCCACGATGCTCCAGGTGTGGACGATGGGCGGCCTCTCCGGCCACGACGGCCGCACCGGCGCCTACGACGAACTCCTCGCCCTGCTGGACGAGTCGGGCTGCACCTCGGTGGTGGCCACCGACTGCGAGCAGGAGTACCTGCGGCCCCTGCGCCCGGGCGACCAGGTCACCTTCGACGCGGTGATCGAGTCGGTCTCCGGCCGCAAGTCCACCAAGCTCGGCACCGGGTACTTCGTCACGACCCGCATGGACGTCAGGGTCGGCGGCGACCTCGTGGGCACCCACCGCTTCCGCATCCTCAAGTACGCCCCCGCCGCGCGTGAGCCCCGGGCGCGGCGACCCCGGCCGGTGGTCAACCGGGACAACGCCGGCTTCTGGGAGGGCGTGGCCGCGCACCGGCTCCTCGTCCAGTGCTGCGTGGACTGCGGCACCCCCCGCCACCCGTGGCTGCCGGGCTGCAACGCCTGCGGGTGCCTGGACTGGGACACGGTCGAGGCGAGCGGTGAGGGCACGGTCTACTCGTACGTGGTGATGCACCACCCGCCCTCCACCGCCTTCTCCGAACCCGGGGACGGAGCCGATCCCGGTCACGGCGGCAGCGGCAGGGACCGCGACAGTGGCAGCGGTTCGCGTGCCGGGAGCCCCTACGTCGTCGGCCTGATCGAACTCGCCGAAGGAGTGAGGATGCTGAGCAACGTGGTGGGGGTGCCGCCCGACAAGGTGCGCATCGGCCTGCCGGTCCGGGTGGAGTTCCGCGCGTACGAGGACGCGGGGGTCCTGCCGGTCTTCCGGGTGGCCGGGGATGAGGGCTGA
- a CDS encoding ATP-binding protein codes for MRHRKRIGRFPVQANGASTPWRGAKEVSGVALVVAQEVPTSSSMAVPHGPAGVGKARHRMRAHLRTGGVSETVIDDAVLILSELLSNACKHGRPLGDAPAGDGDVRAAWRVDPRGRLIVEVTDGGGPTRPAPATPSVTAHGGRGLNIITALSDDWGVRDDIRGEVTVWVVVNDDVHDPDAGARHGGFATRVTAPAVAAMAELDFTDVFDELD; via the coding sequence ATGCGTCACCGGAAGAGGATTGGCCGGTTTCCGGTACAGGCCAATGGGGCATCCACACCGTGGCGTGGGGCGAAGGAGGTCTCGGGGGTGGCGTTGGTGGTGGCACAGGAGGTGCCGACGTCGTCGAGCATGGCCGTACCCCACGGTCCTGCGGGCGTGGGCAAGGCGAGGCACCGGATGCGGGCGCACCTGCGCACCGGCGGTGTGTCGGAGACGGTCATCGACGACGCCGTACTGATCCTCTCCGAGCTCTTGAGCAATGCCTGCAAGCACGGCCGGCCGCTGGGCGACGCCCCGGCGGGTGACGGCGACGTGCGCGCGGCGTGGCGGGTGGACCCGCGCGGGCGGCTGATCGTGGAGGTCACCGACGGCGGTGGCCCGACCCGGCCGGCTCCGGCGACCCCGTCGGTCACCGCGCACGGCGGCCGCGGGCTCAACATCATCACGGCGCTCTCCGACGACTGGGGCGTGCGCGACGACATCCGGGGCGAGGTGACGGTCTGGGTGGTCGTCAACGACGACGTCCACGACCCGGACGCCGGGGCCCGGCACGGCGGTTTCGCTACGCGCGTCACCGCGCCGGCGGTCGCGGCCATGGCCGAGCTGGACTTCACGGACGTCTTCGACGAACTGGACTGA
- a CDS encoding bifunctional DNA primase/polymerase: MREILGRRRRLLSRRNGGRPELLGAALTFAAEWQWPVLPGVAPDPQGRARCGCPDPECTVPGAHPFDPGLLAATTDPRMVRWWWTNRPGAPIVMATGGKAPCAVSLPALAAARALALLDKRGMRLGPVVASPTRWALLVQPYSMEQLGELLYAKDFVPGSLRFHGEGGYLALPPSETGQGAVRWERAPLPGSASPWVPGVEAVVDAVVDALTRTGVSAPEL, from the coding sequence ATGCGCGAGATCCTCGGAAGGCGACGCAGGCTCCTGTCCAGGCGGAACGGCGGGAGGCCTGAGCTGCTCGGCGCGGCCCTGACCTTCGCGGCCGAATGGCAGTGGCCCGTACTCCCGGGTGTGGCCCCGGACCCGCAGGGACGGGCCCGCTGCGGCTGCCCCGACCCGGAGTGCACGGTCCCCGGCGCCCACCCCTTCGACCCCGGCCTGCTCGCGGCCACCACCGATCCGCGCATGGTGCGCTGGTGGTGGACCAACCGGCCGGGCGCGCCGATCGTCATGGCCACCGGCGGCAAGGCGCCCTGCGCGGTCAGCCTGCCGGCGCTCGCGGCGGCCCGCGCGCTCGCGCTGCTCGACAAGCGCGGTATGCGCCTCGGCCCCGTGGTCGCCTCGCCGACCCGCTGGGCGCTGCTCGTCCAGCCCTACTCCATGGAGCAGCTCGGCGAACTGCTCTACGCCAAGGACTTCGTGCCCGGCTCCCTGCGCTTCCACGGGGAGGGCGGTTACCTCGCGCTGCCCCCGTCCGAGACCGGTCAGGGCGCCGTCCGGTGGGAGCGCGCCCCGCTGCCCGGCTCCGCCTCACCCTGGGTGCCCGGCGTGGAGGCCGTGGTGGACGCCGTGGTCGACGCCCTCACTCGTACGGGTGTGAGCGCGCCCGAGTTGTAG
- a CDS encoding TetR family transcriptional regulator, which translates to MGAVRDPEATRARIYEAAVAEFARHGIAGARIDRIAAAAKANKQLIYAYFGNKAELFTQVLGRSMVDLAAAVPVDPDDIEGWIDRLLDYHAAHPELLRLLFWEGIEYGSAELPDESERQAHYARKVAAIEDGQDRGVITDAIPPGDLLFLLVAVANWTAVVPQMGRILTGGDGPDRERLRASIKEAARRLVAPGGTP; encoded by the coding sequence ATGGGAGCAGTCAGGGACCCCGAGGCCACCCGGGCCCGCATCTACGAGGCGGCGGTCGCCGAGTTCGCCCGGCACGGCATCGCGGGCGCCCGCATCGACCGCATCGCCGCCGCGGCCAAGGCCAACAAGCAGCTGATCTACGCCTACTTCGGCAACAAGGCGGAGCTGTTCACCCAGGTCCTGGGCCGCTCCATGGTCGATCTGGCCGCCGCCGTGCCCGTCGACCCCGACGACATCGAGGGCTGGATCGACCGGCTCCTCGACTACCACGCGGCCCACCCCGAACTGCTGCGCCTGCTCTTCTGGGAGGGCATCGAGTACGGCAGCGCCGAACTGCCCGACGAGAGCGAGCGCCAGGCCCATTACGCCCGCAAGGTCGCCGCGATCGAGGACGGCCAGGACCGCGGGGTCATCACCGACGCCATCCCCCCGGGCGACCTGCTCTTCCTCCTGGTCGCCGTCGCCAACTGGACCGCCGTCGTCCCGCAGATGGGACGCATCCTGACCGGTGGCGACGGCCCCGACCGCGAGCGGCTGCGCGCCTCGATCAAGGAGGCGGCCCGCCGGCTGGTCGCCCCCGGAGGTACGCCTTAG
- a CDS encoding SigE family RNA polymerase sigma factor, with translation MTTPVCTSASAAADPAGQTLRHRAAGGTPTYPSFSSYVRARQPVLLRTARSLTANPCDAEDLLQTALAKTYVAWERIEDHRALDGYVRRALLNTRTSQWRKRRVDEYVCDELPEPDPVPGADDPAERQALHDAMWRAITKLPARQRAMVVLRYYEDLSEAQTAEVLGVSVGTVKSAVSRALGKLREDPELVLVR, from the coding sequence ATGACCACACCCGTCTGCACCAGCGCCTCGGCCGCCGCCGATCCTGCGGGACAGACCCTCCGGCACCGCGCGGCCGGGGGGACCCCCACGTACCCGTCGTTCTCGTCGTACGTGCGGGCCCGCCAGCCGGTGCTGCTGCGCACCGCCCGGTCGCTGACCGCCAACCCCTGCGACGCCGAGGACCTGCTGCAGACCGCGCTCGCCAAGACGTACGTGGCCTGGGAGCGGATCGAGGACCACCGGGCGCTCGACGGCTACGTGCGCCGGGCGCTGCTGAACACGCGGACGTCGCAGTGGCGCAAGCGCCGGGTGGACGAGTACGTGTGCGACGAGCTGCCCGAGCCGGACCCGGTGCCCGGCGCCGACGACCCGGCCGAACGGCAGGCGCTGCACGACGCCATGTGGCGCGCGATCACGAAGCTGCCCGCGCGGCAGCGGGCCATGGTCGTCCTCAGATATTACGAGGACCTCAGCGAGGCGCAGACGGCCGAGGTGCTCGGCGTCTCGGTGGGCACGGTGAAGTCGGCGGTCTCGCGGGCCCTGGGCAAGCTGCGCGAGGACCCCGAGCTGGTCCTGGTCCGCTAG
- a CDS encoding DUF5926 family protein: MAKKRPQTKAERPQLSDADIPVVGAREPCPCGSGRRYKACHGRAAAHATTELVHRPFEGLPGECDWVALRELVPAATVELTLTEGLPEGVPSVMLATVLPMAWPALRRDDGSVLLGLQNDTPSGDISRDLADTLQRALAADPGTPVEGRRAPADGPRLQDLLAPEGAFEPVVHDGFEFWVPDAENATPEVTASLERANAAAIPTVKLSGVDAAYWCETPDKNHLRWVMPHAEEQLLDALARLHAAGRSSLGEGTRLVGSFRAHGLTVPVWDLPSGVSADDVEKPAAEFAERLAAALSATEPLTSEERRARGGLTSRQVTLS; this comes from the coding sequence ATGGCCAAGAAGCGACCCCAGACGAAGGCCGAGCGGCCGCAGCTCAGCGACGCAGACATCCCGGTCGTCGGCGCCCGTGAGCCCTGCCCCTGCGGCAGCGGCCGGCGCTACAAGGCCTGTCACGGCCGGGCCGCGGCCCACGCCACCACCGAGCTGGTGCACCGCCCGTTCGAGGGCCTGCCGGGCGAGTGCGACTGGGTCGCGCTGCGCGAACTGGTCCCCGCCGCCACGGTGGAACTGACCCTCACTGAGGGCCTGCCCGAGGGCGTCCCGTCGGTCATGCTGGCCACCGTGCTTCCGATGGCCTGGCCCGCGCTGCGCCGCGACGACGGCTCGGTCCTGCTCGGTCTGCAGAACGACACGCCCTCCGGCGACATCAGCCGCGACCTCGCCGACACCCTCCAGCGGGCCCTGGCGGCCGACCCCGGCACCCCGGTCGAGGGCCGGCGCGCCCCGGCCGACGGCCCGCGGCTGCAGGACCTGCTCGCCCCGGAAGGCGCGTTCGAGCCAGTTGTGCACGACGGCTTCGAGTTCTGGGTGCCGGACGCGGAGAACGCCACCCCGGAGGTGACCGCCTCCCTGGAGCGGGCCAACGCCGCCGCCATCCCGACCGTGAAGCTGTCCGGCGTGGACGCCGCGTACTGGTGCGAGACCCCGGACAAGAACCACCTGCGCTGGGTCATGCCGCACGCGGAGGAGCAGCTTCTGGACGCTCTGGCCCGGCTGCACGCCGCGGGCCGGTCCAGCCTCGGCGAGGGCACCCGCCTGGTGGGCTCCTTCCGTGCTCACGGCCTCACCGTGCCGGTCTGGGACCTGCCGAGCGGGGTCTCGGCGGACGACGTGGAGAAGCCGGCCGCCGAGTTCGCCGAGCGGCTCGCCGCCGCCCTGTCCGCCACCGAACCGCTCACCTCCGAGGAGCGCCGGGCGCGCGGCGGGCTCACGAGCCGCCAGGTCACGCTGAGCTGA
- a CDS encoding glycerophosphodiester phosphodiesterase translates to MTHAPQHAIQVVAHRGASEDAPEHTLAAYKKAIEDGADALECDVRLTADGHLVCVHDRRVNRTSNGRGAVSALELADLAALDFGSWKTRDAWRGRDEEPDWEHLPEDPAETAVLTLERLLELVADSGRRVELAIETKHPTRWAGQVEERLLHLLKRFGLDAPRSAADSPVRIMSFSARSLHRVRAGAPTLPTVYLMQFVSPRLRDGRLPAGVRIAGPSMRIVRSHPAYVERLKRAGHQVHVWTVNEPGDVDLCVELGVDAIITNRPGAVLERLGR, encoded by the coding sequence GTGACCCACGCACCACAGCACGCGATCCAGGTCGTCGCCCACCGGGGCGCCTCCGAGGACGCGCCCGAGCACACCCTGGCCGCCTACAAGAAGGCGATCGAGGACGGGGCGGACGCCCTGGAGTGCGATGTCCGGCTGACCGCCGACGGCCACCTGGTCTGTGTCCACGACCGGCGGGTGAACCGCACCTCCAACGGCCGCGGCGCCGTCTCCGCCCTGGAGCTGGCCGATCTCGCGGCCCTGGACTTCGGCTCCTGGAAGACCCGGGACGCCTGGCGCGGGCGGGACGAGGAGCCCGACTGGGAGCACCTCCCCGAGGACCCGGCGGAGACCGCGGTGCTCACCCTGGAGCGGCTGCTGGAGCTGGTCGCGGACTCCGGGCGGCGGGTGGAGCTGGCCATCGAGACCAAGCACCCCACGCGCTGGGCCGGGCAGGTGGAGGAGCGGCTGCTGCACCTGCTCAAACGGTTCGGTCTGGACGCGCCCCGCTCGGCCGCCGACTCACCGGTGCGGATCATGAGCTTCTCGGCCCGCTCGCTGCACCGCGTGCGCGCCGGGGCGCCGACGCTGCCGACGGTCTACCTGATGCAGTTCGTCTCGCCCCGGCTGCGCGACGGGCGGCTGCCCGCGGGCGTGCGCATCGCGGGGCCCTCCATGCGCATCGTGCGCAGCCACCCCGCCTATGTGGAGCGGCTGAAACGCGCGGGCCACCAGGTCCACGTGTGGACCGTGAACGAGCCCGGCGACGTCGACCTCTGCGTCGAGCTGGGCGTGGACGCGATCATCACCAACCGCCCCGGCGCGGTGCTGGAGCGGCTGGGCCGCTGA
- a CDS encoding lipid-transfer protein: MSARVRDSLGGRAAIVGIGATEFSKDSGRSELRLAVEAVRAALDDAGLAPADVDGLVTFTMDTSPEITVAQACGMGELSFFSRVHYGGGAACATVQQAALAVAAGVAEVVVCYRAFNERSGRRFGAGVRHREPSAEGVALGWALPFGLLTPASWVAMAAQCYLHAHGLTPEAFGHVAVVDRKYAATNPAAWFHGRPITLADHAASRWIAEPLRLLDCCQETDGGQALVVTSLERSRQLRRPPAVIAAAAQGSGRAQEQMTSFYRDDLTGLPEMGVVARQLWRTSGCGPADIDVGILYDHFTPFVLMQLEEFGFCGRGEAPDFVAAERLPLNTHGGQLGEAYLHGMNGVAEAVRQVRGTSVNQVPGASRVLVTAGTGVPTSGLVLAPDG; this comes from the coding sequence ATGAGCGCCCGTGTCCGGGACTCGCTCGGCGGCCGGGCCGCGATCGTCGGCATCGGGGCCACCGAGTTCTCCAAGGACTCCGGGCGCAGCGAGCTGCGGCTCGCGGTGGAGGCGGTCCGGGCCGCGCTGGACGACGCGGGGCTCGCCCCGGCGGACGTGGACGGTCTCGTGACGTTCACGATGGACACCAGCCCCGAGATCACCGTGGCCCAGGCATGCGGGATGGGGGAGCTGTCCTTCTTCTCCCGCGTCCACTACGGGGGCGGGGCGGCCTGCGCGACCGTCCAGCAGGCGGCGCTCGCGGTCGCGGCGGGCGTCGCGGAGGTGGTGGTCTGCTACCGGGCGTTCAACGAGCGGTCGGGCCGCAGGTTCGGCGCGGGCGTGCGGCACCGGGAGCCGTCGGCGGAGGGGGTGGCGCTCGGCTGGGCGCTGCCGTTCGGGCTGCTCACCCCGGCCTCCTGGGTGGCGATGGCGGCCCAGTGCTACCTGCACGCCCACGGCCTGACCCCGGAGGCGTTCGGGCACGTGGCCGTGGTGGACCGCAAGTACGCGGCGACGAACCCGGCGGCCTGGTTCCACGGCCGCCCCATCACCCTCGCCGACCACGCCGCCTCCCGCTGGATCGCGGAGCCGCTCCGGCTGCTCGACTGCTGCCAGGAGACCGACGGCGGCCAGGCCCTGGTGGTGACCTCGCTGGAGCGGTCCCGGCAGCTGCGCCGCCCGCCCGCCGTGATCGCCGCTGCCGCCCAGGGCTCCGGGCGGGCGCAGGAGCAGATGACCAGCTTCTACCGGGACGACCTGACCGGCCTGCCGGAGATGGGTGTGGTGGCCCGGCAGCTCTGGCGGACGTCCGGATGCGGCCCGGCCGACATCGACGTCGGCATCCTCTACGACCACTTCACGCCGTTCGTGCTGATGCAGCTGGAGGAGTTCGGGTTCTGCGGCAGGGGGGAGGCGCCGGACTTCGTGGCGGCGGAGCGGCTGCCGCTGAACACCCACGGGGGTCAGCTCGGGGAGGCGTACCTGCACGGGATGAACGGCGTGGCGGAGGCGGTCCGCCAGGTGCGGGGCACGTCCGTCAACCAGGTGCCGGGGGCGTCCCGGGTCCTGGTGACGGCCGGCACCGGGGTGCCCACCTCGGGGCTGGTCCTGGCCCCGGACGGGTGA